In Chloroflexota bacterium, a single genomic region encodes these proteins:
- a CDS encoding arsenate reductase ArsC, translating to MKRKVLFLCTGNSCRSQMAEAIVNARLGEEWEAVSAGTHPAGYVHPKAVQALAELGIEHHGRSKSADEFLNDHFDLVITVCDSAAEECPAWLGPGRRVHAGFPDPFGANGSDEEVLAVYRAVRDDIARQIPQLLLT from the coding sequence TTGAAGCGCAAAGTTCTCTTTCTCTGCACCGGCAACTCTTGCCGCTCACAAATGGCCGAGGCCATCGTCAACGCCCGCCTCGGCGAGGAGTGGGAGGCCGTCTCTGCCGGGACTCATCCTGCCGGCTACGTCCATCCCAAAGCCGTCCAAGCTCTGGCCGAGCTTGGCATTGAACATCACGGGCGCTCCAAATCTGCGGACGAGTTTCTCAACGACCATTTCGATCTGGTGATCACCGTGTGCGACTCGGCGGCAGAAGAATGCCCGGCCTGGCTGGGGCCGGGCAGACGAGTCCACGCCGGCTTCCCCGATCCATTCGGTGCGAATGGCAGCGACGAGGAGGTGCTGGCGGTTTATCGGGCGGTGCGAGACGATATCGCCCGCCAAATTCCTCAACTGCTCCTTACTTGA
- the phnD gene encoding phosphate/phosphite/phosphonate ABC transporter substrate-binding protein: protein MRRILALLIPLLLAGCAASAPSTSLVSLSELRPLPASTASSVLPLRVAVAAVISPKGTAESYQPLLRYLSLKLVRPVELVQRRTYAEVNDLIESGLVDVAFVCTSAYVAGHDKFGMELLAAPKVNGETSYYSVLIVPAASPAQSMADLRDQVFVFTDPISNTGRIYPTYLVQQLNSTPEKFFARTFFTYSHDDAIWAVADGLADGAAVDSLVYDFAVARDPALGEKVRIIHRSPPFGIPPVVVSPAVRPQLKAELQSILLSMAEDAQGQAGLQTMGVDKFVLIDDEAYDSVRELLSFVGPVSP from the coding sequence ATGCGCCGCATTCTTGCGCTTTTAATCCCTTTGCTTTTGGCAGGGTGCGCCGCGTCGGCGCCCTCAACCTCCCTCGTCAGCCTCTCTGAATTACGCCCCCTCCCGGCCAGCACAGCCAGCAGTGTTCTGCCCTTGCGCGTGGCCGTGGCCGCCGTCATCTCACCCAAAGGCACTGCCGAGAGCTACCAGCCTCTGCTGCGCTACCTCAGCCTCAAGCTGGTTCGCCCGGTGGAACTGGTGCAACGCCGGACTTATGCCGAAGTGAACGACCTGATTGAAAGCGGGCTGGTGGACGTGGCTTTCGTTTGCACCAGCGCCTACGTAGCCGGCCACGACAAGTTTGGCATGGAGCTGCTGGCCGCTCCGAAAGTGAACGGCGAAACATCTTACTATTCGGTTCTCATTGTGCCGGCCGCCAGCCCGGCGCAAAGCATGGCCGACCTGCGCGACCAAGTCTTTGTCTTCACCGATCCCATCTCCAACACGGGCCGAATCTACCCAACCTATTTGGTGCAGCAACTAAACAGCACACCCGAGAAATTTTTTGCCCGCACCTTTTTCACTTATAGCCACGACGACGCGATCTGGGCAGTGGCTGACGGGTTGGCCGACGGCGCGGCAGTGGACAGCTTGGTCTACGATTTTGCCGTTGCCCGCGATCCCGCTCTCGGCGAAAAGGTTCGCATCATTCATCGCTCGCCGCCGTTTGGCATTCCGCCCGTCGTCGTCAGCCCCGCCGTTCGCCCGCAACTCAAGGCCGAATTGCAGAGCATCCTGTTGAGCATGGCCGAAGACGCTCAGGGCCAAGCCGGATTACAGACGATGGGCGTAGATAAATTTGTCCTGATTGACGACGAGGCCTACGACTCTGTTCGTGAATTGTTGAGCTTTGTCGGCCCGGTCTCGCCATGA